The DNA segment CGCGATGAGGAAGTCGAACCCGTGTTCGGTGAGGTGATGTACTACCATCGGGACAGCACCGAGGACAGTCCCAATACCGACCACGGACCGAAGGACCAGTAGCCCGATAGCGACAGTCAACAGAACGTACGGCCGTGACCGGCGTCGGTGTGTACTGGCCGCCGCGACAAAAAACAGCGCTAGCGTTCCGAGCGTAGCGAGTCCCAGCACGGCGATTAACATTGCGGATTGACCGGGACTAATCCAGTCAGCCGTCGGTTGGAGCATCGCTCAGATCATAGATCAGACGGTGACACTGGAATCGGTTTCGGTCGCAGTCGTAGCTGTGCCCGACTCTTACGCCGAGGTGAGTGCTCTGAGACAGCTCCGCCGGTGTATGCCTGTTTGAAATGGTCTCTGTGTAACTCTCTCAGGTAGCCACCAGTACCGGTCGTCCCGCGTTCTGGACGACTCGGTCGGTCACACTGCCGATTTGGTCAGTTTTCGTGTGGGAATGGCCGTGGTATCCGAGCACGATCAGGTCGGCGTCGACCTCGTCGGCATAGCTGATGACCTCCACGTACGGTTTCCCGTGACAGCAGCGAGTGGTGACCTCGACGCCGAGCGCGTCACCCCTCTCGGCGACCTCTGCGAGTTCATCGTTCCCCCATTCCTCGATTTCGATGGTCTCCAGTTCCATACTACTGAGGGCTGGCTCGGCGTGTCGGTCCGTATCGACAACAAAGACGGCGTGAAGCTCGGCACCGTGTTGCTCGGCCTGTTCGAGCGCGTGTGTCGCTGCGCGGTTCGCGTCAGCACTGCCGTCGGTCGCGACCACAATCGTGTCGTACATACTAAAAGAATGCACCGCTTCCTATTTCAATCCGCTGACCATTATCAAAAGCTAATAATCTATTGTTGTATTGGGTACCCGTCCACATATCGATCCGTTCGATTTTTGGAGGTGTCGCGTATCGTATTTACAACGGCTAAAACGTCATTCCCGTCCAAAGTCGGTGGCAATCACGGTTCGATGTTCTCCCGGAAGTCGGGTGCCAGTCCGGTCTGTCGGATCCCGGCAAGATCCGTTATCTCGAACTCGTAGAGTGCGACTCCGCCGGAGGTGGTGGCAGTCTGGAGCGTGTTGGGTCGCCAGGCGTTCTGTGTCATCGCCGTGATATCCGACCAGTCGTCCTCAGGCACACTGCTGATATCGCCGGCGAGCATCACGCTCTGCCACTCGAACGCGGTGTCGATGTCGTAGACGAGAAACCGGCCACGGCCGGCTCGCTCAGTCAGTTCCGCTTTCCGGCTCGATTCGCCGAGGAGGTAGGTGAAATAGAGGCAGGCTCCGTCGTCAAAGCCGTACGATAGTGGTAGCAGGTACGGGACGTCTGTCGTCGGCAGCCCCAAGACTCCGGTCGAGTGTGTGGCGAGGAATTCCCGAATCGCTTCGTCGTCCATCTGTTCGAGTCCGTACTCTTCTAATTGGTCGAGTGTCATAGGTCGCGTCTGATCATCCAGTTACGTATCACGAATGCAACCCCACGCTAAAAAAAGTAGAGCGGACTTCTCAGAGGGTGTGGCTGTTCACAATACGGCACAGATACTGTTATATCTATGAAATCTGCCGATACTCGTCGGACGGTAGTACGTATGCCTGCTGGTTTTCAGCCAGTGAGAAGTCCCACCGGACGCTATATTGTTGCACTGCCAACAAGAGTACATGGACTTCGATGAGTTCACCGGCGAGATACAGCACAGGCTTGAACTACCCGGTACTGGTGAGGCCGTTCGGGCGACCCGCGCGACACTGCTACCCCTGGGACAGCGCATACCCGCGGAGAACGCCGCGGACTTCGCTGCCTCCCTCCCGATGGAAATCAAGTGGTATATGACCGGCGCCGTCCGCGACCACGGGCAGCGGTTTGACTGGACGGAGTTCGTCGACCGTGTCGCCGAAATAGAAGGCGTTGAACCGTCGGACGCAGCGTACCACGCACGCGTCGTTGTTGACCTGATGCATACGGCGGTCCCGGCCGCCGATTTTCAGGACCTCCGCGGCCAACTCCCCGAAAGTGCGGACGAAGAAAACTGGCGCGAACTCTTCAGCATAGTCGATGCCGGTGGCTGGGGCGAGGCGGAAGAGGCGCAAACCGGCGGTGGTCCACAAAAGTCTGCTGAAGCCCCTCAGTGGGACAATCAGTAGCAGCTCTCATGTCGTTTTCAAACGAATATGCCTTGACATAATATGGTAATAACTGTACGATTGTTACGCTCTCCCCTCATACTTTGGGGGTGTCCGGCGAGGACTGCTGGCAACGCAGTCTAACTATTCGAGACGCCGATCTCAGCCGCCGGATTTCTAATAGTGTGAGAATCGCGACTACAGTTTATTTACTGACAGCAACAATTCGTAAACACAGCAATGTTCGATTCAATACTGGTCCCGACTGACGGCAGCGAACACGCGACCCGGGCCGCCGAGCACGGGGCAGCGCTGGCCCGTGCATTCGGCGCGAGCCTGCACGTCATCGCTGTCATCGATACGCGAACAGCAGGCGGGCCGTTCAACGGCGACGATCTCGAAGACGAGACACTCGACCGCATGACGGCCGACGCCGAAGACACAGTCGCGGCTATCACGGACGCGGTGGACGCCGCCGGAGCGATACAGACGACTATCCGCAAGGGAGATCCAGTTGACGAGATTTGCGCATACCGCGACGACCACGATGTGGAACTGATTGCGATGGGAACGCACGGCCGCACAGGCGTCGGGCGATATCTCGCCGGGAGCGTGACAGAGAGCGTCGTTCGGCAGGCTGACGTCCCTGTTCTCACCGTGCGCGCAACCGACCGGAGTCGCGACACCGCTCCCTACGACGATATCCTTGTACCGACGGATGGAAGCGCGCCCGCAGCGGCCGCAATCGAGCCCGCATGCGAGATTGCGGCGCAGTTCGATGCCCGCGTTCATGCCCTGAACGTCGTCAATCTCAGCAATATCGCAACCGGCTCCGAATACACGCTACCGAAAGACCTGATCGAGTCCCTGGAGTCGCAAGGGGAGAAAGTGACAGAGCGGATTGCGGCACGGGCACGCGAATCCGGAGTGGAAACTGTCACACGAGTCGTCAGTGGATTCCCGGCGGCAGATATCCTTGAGTACGCTGACGAGAACGACATCGATCTGATCGCCATGGGGACGGCCGGTCGGACCGGTCTCAATCGGTTCCTCGTGGGAAGTACGACAGAACGGATCATCAGACACGCCGATATGCCTGTCCTCGCAGTCAACGCCCGAGACCAGCGCGGTGACGAAGCCTGAAGACAAGCACCGTCTTCCTGTCTGTCAGCGTCCGACTGCGTGCGGGGCCCGTCGTGTCCCCGGCGAGGCGGCAGTCAGACCGACACGACCATGCACTTATTACTGTTCCTGTCGTGACACTACCTATGGCTGCGGACAACCCGGTTACGATGACGGACGAGGAACGGGACGCGTTTCTGGACAACGGGGGGACGGGCATCCTTTCGCTCGCCGCCGGCGACGCGCCCCCGCATTCAGTCCCGGTTTCGTACGGGTACGACGCGCCCACCACCACATTTTACTTCCGGCTAGCGGTCGGTGTAGAGCGGTCGAAGGGCGAACTCGACGACCGCGCGGCGACGTTCGTGACTTATGACGAGACGGATTCGGGATGGCAAAGCGTGGTCGCGAACGGTCGGCTCGAAGACGTCGAACGGGAGGGAATCGAGACGGAAACACTGGAAGGACTGGAACACGTCGATATGCCCATGGTCGACATCTTCGAACGCCCCCTCCGCGAGGTTGACTTCGAATTCTACCGCCTCGTACCGAATGAGCTAACCGGACGGACCGAATCCTAGGGCGGACGGTTCTCCGCAGTACCGACTCGAAGAAGAACCACTGTACTGGATAAGGGAACTCATATCAACATAGCGGCAGATCACCCTCCATGTCCGAAGCCGCCCACACACAACCGACTGCCGACGTCATTTCGGGGCTCGACAGCGAGTCTGATGGGCTGTCGGCGTCGGAAGCCCGAACGCGGCGTGACAGACACGGCGAGAACGAGATCACGCAGGGGAGCAAACGGACACCACTCGACATCGCTATCGCCCAGTTCGACAGCGCCCTTATCTGGGTTCTCGTTGCGGCCGCGATACTGTCCGTGTGGGCGGGACACGCTGTCGACGCAGTCCTGATAGCCGTGATCGTGGTCGGGAACGGCCTGTTCGGCTTCGTCCAGGACTACCGCGCAGAGGGGACGCTCGAATCCTTGCGGGAACTGACCGCCCCAACCGCGACAGTCAGACGCGATGGGCAGTCCGTCGAGGTCGACGCGACCGAACTCGTTCCGGGCGACGTTATCGAACTGGAAAGTGGCGACGTCGTTCCGGCCGACGGTCGACTGATCGACTGTCGGTCTCTGGAGGTCGACGAAGCGGCGCTCACTGGAGAGAGCACGCCGGTCTCGAAGGGAACCGACCCGGTCGACGCCGACGCACCGCTTGCGGAGCGAGAACCGATGGTGTACAAGGGAACGAACGTCACGCGCGGCTCGGGCGCTGCCGTCCTCACGGCGACTGGGATGGACACTGAGGTCGGAGCCATCGCCCGCCAACTCGCAGGAACGGAGGAAACTGACACACCGCTACAGACTGAACTCGACACGCTGGGCCGGACGCTCGGCGTCGGCGTGATGGTACTTGCTGCCCTCGTGGTTCCACTCCTCGTCTTCCGGGGGACCGAACTGGTACAGGCGGCACTCACCGCGATTTCACTCGCTGTGGCCGCGGTCCCCGAGGGACTGCCAGCGGTTGTGACGCTAACGCTGGCCCTCGGTGTCCGGAAAATGGCCGACGAGAACGCTCTCGTGCGGCGCTTGCCCGCCGTCGAGGCGCTGGGCTCCGTCGATGTCATCTGCACCGACAAGACCGGGACGCTGACCGAGGGGCGAATGTCAGTCAGTCGGATCTGGGTCAACGACGCTGTCGTCGACAGTGACGAAATAGAGGGGGAACCCCTGCCGGACCGCGTTGCCACGGTGCTCCGCGCCGGGACACTGTGTAGCGATGCGACGCTCGAAGCGGGGGACCCGACGGAGCAGGCCATCGTCATGGCGGCTGATGAGTCCGGTATCGATGTCGAACGCCTCCGTGAAGAGCACCCGAGAACAGCCGAGATCCCGTTCTCGTCGGAGCGCAAGTGGATGGGCACTGTTCACGATGACACGGTCTACGTAAAAGGCGCGCCCGAAGTAATCCTCTCGAAGTGCTCCCGCGTCCTCACCGATACCGGGCCGGCGGACCTGACGCCCGACAGAGCCGAGCAGATCAGGGAGCAGGTCGGCGCGTTCGCTGACGACGCGCTCAGGGTACTGGCAGTGGCGTACACTGAGGATACCTCCGTGGTAGAACGGAACGACACCACTGGCGAGGCCGACGATGTCAGTGCCGACCTGATCTTCGCCGGGTTGGTCGGCATGATCGACCCGGCCCGCGAGGAGGTCGCTGATGCGATTGCGGCGACCGAGCGTGCAGGCGTGGCCGTGAAGATGGTAACCGGTGACAACGTCCGGACCGCCGCGGCCATCGCTGGCGAACTCGGCCTGGGGCAACGAGTGATGGAAGGACACGACGTCGAGGAATGCTCCGAAGAAGCGCTCCGAGACCGCGTCGAGACAGTCGACGTGTTCGCACGCACGTCTCCGGAGCACAAGGTCCGGATCCTGCAGGCGTTACAGGCGAACGGCCACACCGTCGCAATGACGGGCGACGGGGTCAACGACGCACCGGCGCTGAAAAACGCCGACATCGGCGTCGCGATGGGCGTCCGCGGAACTGACGTGGCCAAACAGGCCAGCGACGTTATCCTGCTGGATGATAACTACGCGACGATTGAACGGGCGATCGAGCGCGGGCGGGCGATCTTCGACAACGTCTGGAAGTTCGTCGGTTACCTGCTGAGTGCCAACGTGGCCGAAGTCGCCATCGTCTTTATCGCCTCACTGTTTGGCTACCTCGTCCTGCCGGCGGTCCAGTTGCTGTGGATCAATCTACTGACCGATGGTCTGCCAGCGCTTGCGCTCGGGGCCGACCCCAAAAGCGATGACGTGATGCAGCGACCGCCCAGAGACCCGGATCGCGGCATCGTCGACCACGATATGCTCGCGCTTATCGGGGGTACAGGCGTCATCTCGACAACTGTGATGCTCGGCCTGCTACTGGTCACGCTTGCCGGCGCACCCGCAGTCACGCCGTACGCGATGACGATGATATTCACCGGGTTCGTGTTCCTCGAATTCGAGAAACTGTACGTGATCCGCTGGCTCCGCGAGACACCGACGCTGTCGAATCGGTGGCTGGCGTCCGCAGTAGGCGGGTCGATACTCCTGCAACTCGCTGTGCTATACACCCCTCTCAACGTCTACTTCGGGACGGTCCCGCTCGGACTCACCGACTGGGGGCTGATCGGTGGCGTCCTCTTACTCGCCCTGCCACTGTACCTCGCTGTCGCCAGCGGTGTGAAACGCCTGTGACGCTCCGATCCGGTAGCACCGGCCGTTCGGTCTGGGTTTCCACATCTCGTTGCCGATTCCGCCAGGCGTGCGCCTGCAGACGGTGACCGGGCGGCCCTTTGCCCCGGAGTGATTGGCTATCGTTGGGCCGCTCCTCTCGAAAAGCCGTCTACCGTACCGCTCTCAATCCAGTTGTCCGTTGAGCACTTTGGCGGCGACCAGCACCGGGTCCCAGACGGGGCTGAACGGCGGTGCGTACGCCAGGTCCAGTCGTTCGAGCTCGTCGATGGTCATGTCCGCCTCGATGGCCGTCGCAAGCGTGTCGATACGTATCGCCGCCCGGTCTGCCCCGACGATTGCGCCGCCCAGCAGGCGACCGCTCTCCCGGTCGGCGACGAGCGTCACGTCGGTATCGTCGCCGCCGGGGTAGTACCCCGACCGAGAACCAGCCGTGACTGTCTTCGACACCGGGTCGAAGCCGGCGGCGCTGGCCTGTTCGTGGTCGAGGAGGCCGACGCGACCGCATTCGAGGTCGAACGCTTTGACGACGGCCGTTCCGGCGATGTCGCCGACGGGCGACGGGTCGCCCGCCACAGTCTGTCCGATCCCGCGACCGGCCCGGTTTGCGGTCAGTCCGAGCGGGACCCAGTCGGGCTCGCCGGTAACGGCGTGGGTGTCCTCGGCGCAGTCTCCGGCGGCGTAGACGCCGTCAACGCTCGTCGCACCGTACTCGTCGACCGCTATCGCACCGGAGGCCCCGAGTTCGACCGGTGTGTCTTCGACGAGGGCGGTGTTCGGCTTGATGCCGATACCGACAAGCGCGAGGTCCACATCGGTATTGCCGTCGCCGTGTACAACCGACGCGACGCGCCCGCCTTCGTCGCCGACGAGTTCCTCGACGGCGGTGTTCAGATGCAGTGTCACGCCCTGTTCCCGGAGGTGATCGGCAACGCGCTCGCCCACTGCTTCCCCGAACGGCGGCAGGAGGTGGCCTGACCGCTGGAAGAGGTGCGTTTCGACATCGTGGGCCCGGAACGCTTCGGCCATTTCCACGCCGACGTAGCCGCCGCCGACGATAGCGACTCGCTCCGGTGGCTCCCAGTCGGCGTACTTCTCGACGAGTGCTGTATCGACGTACTCGATGCTCGTGTCGACGGTAGAGTCGCCGGGTTCGGACAGCGCAGCGCGGACCGCGGCGGCCGAATCGAGCCCGTGCATCGTGAACGCGCCGTCGAGTTCCGCCCCCGGTATCGGCCCGGTCACCGCGTGTGCGCCCGTCGCGACCAGCAGGTCGCCGTATGGCTGGCTGAACGTCTCGCCGTCTTGTGCGACGGTGACCGTTTCTGCGTCGGTGTCGACGCCGACGACTTCGTGGTTCCGGCGAAGGTCGATACCGCGCTCAGACGCCTGCTCGGGCGACAGCGAGAGAAGGTCCGTCAGCCGCTCGACGGTCCCCTTCACGTAATACGGCGTCCCGCAGTGGGCATAGGATACCCACTCGCCTTTCTCGAAGACGATCACGTCACGGTCCGGTGCCTCTCGGGTGAACTTGCTCGCGGCGCTCAGTCCGGCCGCGTCGCCACCGATGACTACGAACGGGTCCGTCATACAGACCCTCGTATCGCTGCGGTACTAATGATTGCGTGAGGTTCGGGTAACTGCGTGGGCTACTGGAAGCGATTGTGTTCGGGACGGATTCGAACCAGCCAGTCGGTCTGTCCCCTCTCCAAGGTCGACCGTCACCACCATCTACGGCTGAACGTGGTTGAGGACATGCTGAGCCAACTTTCACACGACTCCAAGGCCACTGGCGACCAGTCTGAAGCCGATAATCGATAGTAAGGCTAGCACGGCGGCTCGACGGACCCGGTCACTGACAGCGGTTCTGAGTCGCTTCCCGACTGCGACACCGGCAACGGCCGGCACGGCTGCGAGAACGGACGTTCCAGCGACAACCGCGTTGGGATAGAGCCCGAAGACGCCGGCAAAAGCGACCCGCGTGACGCTGAGTCCCAGAAACACCAGCGCGACGACGCCGACGAACACGCTGTGCGAGAGGTCGAAACTCCGGAGATACGCGACGAGCTGGACGCCGACGTTCGTTCCGCCGAACAGCGCCCCCGAAACGCCGCCGATGCCGACCATCGCAAGCGGTGTCTTCCCGAGGTCGCTGTTGCCCACTGACACCCATCCGGGAAGCGGCACCCGCTGCTGGGCGGTCGCCACAAACCCCAGGGTCAGCAGGCCGAGTCCGACACGGAGCGGCGCTTCCGGGAGCCTGTCGAGTACAGCCATCCCGACAACAGTCCCGACAAGCGCCGCAGCGATAAGCGGTCCGAACCGCTGGCTACAGGTACGCAGTTCACGCCGTGAGAGGTCCCGAACCAGTGAAACGTTCACCGCGAGAATGGGGAGAATCATGAACACGACGGCTGTCGCCGGGTCGATGACCGTCGCAAGCGCCATCGTCCCGACGACGGCGAAGCCGAAGCCAGCAAGCCCGTTTGTCGCCCCGGCGACGAGGACGATAGCCGTCACTATCACGACCATCGTCCACGAGACTGGCAGAATCATATGGTATCAGGGTCCTGTGCGACGCCCACAGCGGCCCGTAACCGACTTCGGGCTGGGCAGTGGTTCTTGTGAAGTAATCACACGGCCCTGGATAAAGCCGCGTCGTGTTTCACTACAGTGGGGTCGAACGTGACCGCCCCGCTGTCGGGATCAGAACGTGATAACTTCGTAGTCGTCGTCGACGAGCGAGCGAATGCTCGGGTGGCCGTCGTGCTCGTCCAGCGTGACGAGTCCGGAGTCGGCGACGGCGTCTTCGACGCCGAATGCACCGGAACAGTAGTCACAGACGGCCGTATCCTCTTTGACGGTCTGGTACAGTTCATGGTAGTCGCTGTCCTCGTCTTCGAGTTCCGGAATCCACTGTGTTCCGGCCCCGTCGAAGATGAGTTCGAGGTCGTCCTCGTCGTTTTCCGCGAACTCCGTTGCTGCTTCGAGGCCGTTTGCGAGTCGGCCGAGATTCTCGTGTCCCTCTGTCCCTGCGAGGATGATGACGGCTGCTTTCGTCATTACGTGGCGTAATAGCGCTCTCGCTAATATATTATGAGTGGGTGCGTGCGACGGCGCTGAACTCGCACCAAGTGTTTATCAACTAGTGCCAATCGGGCAGTGAATACGTCGATATACAGGATGTCGTCTACAGGCGTGGCCTTATTCCGCGTATGATTCGATGAGCGCTCTGAGCGCTTCTTCGCCTTCGAGGCCGACGACTTCTTCTACCTGCTCCCCATCGGCGAACAGGATGAGTGTTGGAACGCCACGGACGCCGTAGGACTGTGCGAGTTGCTGGTTGGCGTCGACATCGACTTTGGCGACGGTCGCGCCGGTCTCTGCGGCCAGCGTCTCGACGGTCGGTTCGAGCATCTGGCACGGGCCACACCAGTCGGCATAGAAGTCCGTGAGGACGACGTCGTGCTTGTCGACGACATCGTCGAGATGGTCCGTTCCGTCGATGTGAAGCGGTTCGTCCGTCGCGGTCGTCTCGGCGTCGGATGCAGTATCAGTTGCCATCAATAGACTGTACGCGGCAGCGACAAATAAGAGTTTGCACAAAATATACAATACTATGAAATACTCTTCGCAAGCCAATGGTAGCGGGATGTCTATTCGTGCAGGCGCAGAAATCGGCTCGGCTCGTGAGCGACAGCGTGTAATAGAGAGAAGACGGCGGCGTTAGCTTTCGACAGTCGGGGCCGAGGACTCGGACTGTTCGTACTTGTTCTCGAACTCCTGAATCAGTTGGCCCATCTTCGCGTACCAGTCGTTGAGCATGCGCTGCATCTCGTCTGCTATCTGGGACGGATCCGTCGGCGAGTAGACGTGGTAGTAGCCGCCCTGGTCGTAGTTGATCTGGTCTTTCTCGATAAAGCCCGTCTGGAGGAGTCGCTGGACGGCGCGATACGCGGTCGAGCGCTCGCGGTCGACTGCCTCGGCGAGTTCGTCGACGGTCAGTGGTTCCTCGGCCTCGACGAGCGCCCGAAAGCACTCCTTGTCGAGTTCTTTGAGCCCGTGGAAACACTCCAGCAGTCCTTCGCACTGCATATCTCGACGGAGCTGTTCAGACATCGAATCTGGCATCGTTATCACCTCTCTGTAGTTACTACCCAGATATAAGACTTGTGTACGGTTCGCACAAATGCACGCACGATCCGGCAAAAACTGCCCTCGGATGGGTGGTCAAGGCCGTTCACCTCACAGCCGACACACATGCCTGCGAACTGTTAGTCTGCGCCCGTCGCGGCTGTATCGCTGGTCTCGCTCCGGGTTCGCCAGTAGCCTTGGAGATATGCGCCGAGAAACATCCCGGCGAGCGCCCAGAGGATGGTGACGTTGCCGATACCGAGGCTCGCGTAGGCGGCCCCCGGACAGATACCGGACAGTCCCCACCCGACGCCGAAGATGGCACCGCCGACCAGGACGTTCCGGTCGAAGGACTTCAGACGCCGTTCGAAGGTGTCGCCGGTCAGCGGCGCGCGGCCGAGGAGGCGGGGTCCGAGAACGAAGGCCACCCCTGTCACGGCAGCGCCGCCGAACATCACGAACACCAGCCCGAAGTCCTCGAACTGGAGGAAATCCAGAACGACTTCCGGGCGCGCCATGTGGCTGTACGCGAGTCCGAACCCGAAGATGAGCCCGCCGACGAGAATCAGCGGCATGAACGCGGGGTGGCGGTCGTCACTCATGTGTCGTTCCCTCCGGCCGCTCCCGGTCGCTCGCTTCGAGACTCTCGTTCCGCTCGTGTCTCGCAGCTCACGGACTCACCCCCAGTGCCGAAACCAGTTGTGCAGTGATGATGGCGACGGCGAGGAACGTCAGGACGCCGGCTATCGACGTTTTCGACGCGGAGCCGACGCCACAGACGCCGTGGCCTGACGTACAGCCCTTGCCGACGCGCGTCCCGATACCGACGAATACCCCGCCGAGGAGGAGTCGCCACGGCTGGACGTCCGTGGTCCACGCGCCGCCCTGATAGACGACCGCGTACACGGCCGCCCCGAGGATAATGCCGAGCGTGAACACGACACGCCAGTCACGGGAGCTGACATACTGCTGGAACCGGGACCGGTCCGAGACGTACGACAGCGTCGACTCCAGAAACGTGCTCGCGCCGGCGCTGATGCCGGTTCCGAGGTAGATGACGACAGTCCCAAGCCCCACCAGCAAGCCACCGACGGCGTAGCGACTGATGCCGTTCGGAAACAGTTCGGCGGTTGCCTGCAGTGGGAGTGCCTCAATCACCATTGGCGTCGTTAGTCACCCGCAAGGGATTCCTGGCTAGCGGCGCAGTTATTCGGCCCGAGTTCCAGCGTGAACGCTTCCTCGTCGTCGACGGCGTTCTGCCCGAGGTTCGTCGCGATGATCTCCTCGTAGTTGGCCGGCCGCGGCGGCATATCCGAGAGGACGAGCTCGACGAACGCGTCCTCGTCCATGGTGAGCGCGTCCATCTCTTCGACGAGCGCACTGATTGGGGCGGTAAATGTACTGTCCTCTGCGGGTTCGGCCGCGTCGCTGAAGTGCGCGCCGCCGATAAGCGTGCCATCAGGCAGTGTTAGCACACGCTCTTGAAGGGACTCGTAGAGCATACGCGCGGCTTCGGGCGCGCCCTCGTCGCCCTCTTCGAGGTCGGGGCGAGCGACGCTCTCGATGAAGAGCCCGTCACCGGTCGCGAGCAGGCTCCCGTCGACGAGATAGGAGGTCATCCCGGTCGTGTGGCCGGGCGTGGAGACTGTCTCGATAGTCGCGTCGCCGACCTGAAACGTGTCGCCGTCTTCGGCAGTCGTCAGGTCGTCGGTGTCCTGCCGAGCTTGCGAGGCAGGGCCCGTGGAGCCTTGCTCCGCGGCGTAGGTGACGCCGCGGTCGACGGCGGCCTCTGGAATGACGCCCTCGACGCCTTCTGCGTCGAGGTCGCGAACGCCGGAGATGTGGTCGGCGTGGATGTGCGTATCGAGTGCATACTTGAGTTCGACACCGAGTTCAGCGGCGTCATCGAGATACCGG comes from the Haloarcula hispanica ATCC 33960 genome and includes:
- a CDS encoding pyridoxamine 5'-phosphate oxidase family protein — translated: MTLDQLEEYGLEQMDDEAIREFLATHSTGVLGLPTTDVPYLLPLSYGFDDGACLYFTYLLGESSRKAELTERAGRGRFLVYDIDTAFEWQSVMLAGDISSVPEDDWSDITAMTQNAWRPNTLQTATTSGGVALYEFEITDLAGIRQTGLAPDFRENIEP
- a CDS encoding universal stress protein — encoded protein: MFDSILVPTDGSEHATRAAEHGAALARAFGASLHVIAVIDTRTAGGPFNGDDLEDETLDRMTADAEDTVAAITDAVDAAGAIQTTIRKGDPVDEICAYRDDHDVELIAMGTHGRTGVGRYLAGSVTESVVRQADVPVLTVRATDRSRDTAPYDDILVPTDGSAPAAAAIEPACEIAAQFDARVHALNVVNLSNIATGSEYTLPKDLIESLESQGEKVTERIAARARESGVETVTRVVSGFPAADILEYADENDIDLIAMGTAGRTGLNRFLVGSTTERIIRHADMPVLAVNARDQRGDEA
- a CDS encoding sulfite exporter TauE/SafE family protein codes for the protein MILPVSWTMVVIVTAIVLVAGATNGLAGFGFAVVGTMALATVIDPATAVVFMILPILAVNVSLVRDLSRRELRTCSQRFGPLIAAALVGTVVGMAVLDRLPEAPLRVGLGLLTLGFVATAQQRVPLPGWVSVGNSDLGKTPLAMVGIGGVSGALFGGTNVGVQLVAYLRSFDLSHSVFVGVVALVFLGLSVTRVAFAGVFGLYPNAVVAGTSVLAAVPAVAGVAVGKRLRTAVSDRVRRAAVLALLSIIGFRLVASGLGVV
- a CDS encoding FAD-dependent oxidoreductase, which encodes MTDPFVVIGGDAAGLSAASKFTREAPDRDVIVFEKGEWVSYAHCGTPYYVKGTVERLTDLLSLSPEQASERGIDLRRNHEVVGVDTDAETVTVAQDGETFSQPYGDLLVATGAHAVTGPIPGAELDGAFTMHGLDSAAAVRAALSEPGDSTVDTSIEYVDTALVEKYADWEPPERVAIVGGGYVGVEMAEAFRAHDVETHLFQRSGHLLPPFGEAVGERVADHLREQGVTLHLNTAVEELVGDEGGRVASVVHGDGNTDVDLALVGIGIKPNTALVEDTPVELGASGAIAVDEYGATSVDGVYAAGDCAEDTHAVTGEPDWVPLGLTANRAGRGIGQTVAGDPSPVGDIAGTAVVKAFDLECGRVGLLDHEQASAAGFDPVSKTVTAGSRSGYYPGGDDTDVTLVADRESGRLLGGAIVGADRAAIRIDTLATAIEADMTIDELERLDLAYAPPFSPVWDPVLVAAKVLNGQLD
- a CDS encoding DsrE family protein yields the protein MTKAAVIILAGTEGHENLGRLANGLEAATEFAENDEDDLELIFDGAGTQWIPELEDEDSDYHELYQTVKEDTAVCDYCSGAFGVEDAVADSGLVTLDEHDGHPSIRSLVDDDYEVITF
- a CDS encoding universal stress protein codes for the protein MYDTIVVATDGSADANRAATHALEQAEQHGAELHAVFVVDTDRHAEPALSSMELETIEIEEWGNDELAEVAERGDALGVEVTTRCCHGKPYVEVISYADEVDADLIVLGYHGHSHTKTDQIGSVTDRVVQNAGRPVLVAT
- a CDS encoding pyridoxamine 5'-phosphate oxidase family protein yields the protein MAADNPVTMTDEERDAFLDNGGTGILSLAAGDAPPHSVPVSYGYDAPTTTFYFRLAVGVERSKGELDDRAATFVTYDETDSGWQSVVANGRLEDVEREGIETETLEGLEHVDMPMVDIFERPLREVDFEFYRLVPNELTGRTES
- a CDS encoding DUF7471 family protein, with translation MLIAVLGLATLGTLALFFVAAASTHRRRSRPYVLLTVAIGLLVLRSVVGIGTVLGAVPMVVHHLTEHGFDFLIALLVLSAIYSVAPPSVPD
- a CDS encoding DUF2267 domain-containing protein, encoding MDFDEFTGEIQHRLELPGTGEAVRATRATLLPLGQRIPAENAADFAASLPMEIKWYMTGAVRDHGQRFDWTEFVDRVAEIEGVEPSDAAYHARVVVDLMHTAVPAADFQDLRGQLPESADEENWRELFSIVDAGGWGEAEEAQTGGGPQKSAEAPQWDNQ
- a CDS encoding calcium-translocating P-type ATPase, PMCA-type produces the protein MSEAAHTQPTADVISGLDSESDGLSASEARTRRDRHGENEITQGSKRTPLDIAIAQFDSALIWVLVAAAILSVWAGHAVDAVLIAVIVVGNGLFGFVQDYRAEGTLESLRELTAPTATVRRDGQSVEVDATELVPGDVIELESGDVVPADGRLIDCRSLEVDEAALTGESTPVSKGTDPVDADAPLAEREPMVYKGTNVTRGSGAAVLTATGMDTEVGAIARQLAGTEETDTPLQTELDTLGRTLGVGVMVLAALVVPLLVFRGTELVQAALTAISLAVAAVPEGLPAVVTLTLALGVRKMADENALVRRLPAVEALGSVDVICTDKTGTLTEGRMSVSRIWVNDAVVDSDEIEGEPLPDRVATVLRAGTLCSDATLEAGDPTEQAIVMAADESGIDVERLREEHPRTAEIPFSSERKWMGTVHDDTVYVKGAPEVILSKCSRVLTDTGPADLTPDRAEQIREQVGAFADDALRVLAVAYTEDTSVVERNDTTGEADDVSADLIFAGLVGMIDPAREEVADAIAATERAGVAVKMVTGDNVRTAAAIAGELGLGQRVMEGHDVEECSEEALRDRVETVDVFARTSPEHKVRILQALQANGHTVAMTGDGVNDAPALKNADIGVAMGVRGTDVAKQASDVILLDDNYATIERAIERGRAIFDNVWKFVGYLLSANVAEVAIVFIASLFGYLVLPAVQLLWINLLTDGLPALALGADPKSDDVMQRPPRDPDRGIVDHDMLALIGGTGVISTTVMLGLLLVTLAGAPAVTPYAMTMIFTGFVFLEFEKLYVIRWLRETPTLSNRWLASAVGGSILLQLAVLYTPLNVYFGTVPLGLTDWGLIGGVLLLALPLYLAVASGVKRL